Proteins encoded within one genomic window of uncultured Desulfobacter sp.:
- a CDS encoding CHC2 zinc finger domain-containing protein has protein sequence MAGSRYTRQRLFTLRNHIPMNRVLEALSIPVSGQGKEYRFCCPVCNQFNTGINPKTNLARCFSCQKNYNTIDLVMVTKGCGFIDSVAYLETLKSDIPFQETKSAYPAKIVRQNKMVPISDIFKSLAPLESSSKRENQTIVELQKRITNLERFVKTLCEKIALIERS, from the coding sequence ATGGCAGGTTCCCGTTATACCCGACAGAGACTGTTTACACTTCGTAATCACATCCCCATGAACAGGGTGCTTGAGGCCTTGTCTATCCCTGTATCCGGCCAGGGAAAAGAATACCGTTTCTGTTGCCCTGTCTGCAATCAATTTAATACCGGCATCAATCCAAAAACAAATCTGGCCCGATGCTTTTCCTGCCAAAAAAATTACAATACCATTGATCTTGTGATGGTAACCAAAGGCTGTGGGTTTATTGATAGTGTCGCATATCTTGAGACATTAAAGTCGGACATCCCGTTCCAAGAAACAAAATCAGCTTATCCCGCAAAAATCGTCAGGCAAAACAAAATGGTCCCCATCAGTGACATTTTTAAATCCCTGGCACCACTCGAATCTTCTTCAAAACGTGAAAATCAAACCATCGTCGAACTCCAAAAACGGATCACTAACCTGGAACGGTTCGTCAAAACTCTCTGCGAAAAAATAGCTTTAATAGAACGATCTTAG
- a CDS encoding leishmanolysin-related zinc metalloendopeptidase — MLQKFVRGFLLLSFLMLSTAQFVYATPFDINLSLTGFTTAQTAIFEDAEDYWESVISGYQTGITTITSLKINAEAVDIDGLGNILGSGGPTWITTEGGYTLSTEGDMSYDSADLAVMEDWDLYDTIVHEIAHVIGFGTLWEENNVYIDGSYKYTGATALAAYQAEFGVPGASFIPVENGGGDGTAGAHWELDKFPGEMMTGWSMLNPAYVSQTTLASFVDIGYVLAEQTSVPEPATFFLFGLGLLGLSGLNRRKS, encoded by the coding sequence ATGCTACAAAAATTTGTCAGAGGTTTTTTATTGTTAAGCTTCTTAATGTTAAGTACTGCACAGTTTGTTTATGCGACCCCGTTTGATATTAATCTTTCGCTCACAGGCTTTACAACCGCACAAACAGCAATATTCGAAGATGCCGAGGACTATTGGGAAAGTGTTATCAGTGGCTACCAGACGGGTATCACGACGATAACCAGCCTCAAAATTAACGCTGAAGCCGTGGATATCGACGGCCTCGGTAACATACTTGGAAGTGGCGGGCCAACCTGGATAACTACCGAGGGGGGATACACCCTATCAACTGAGGGAGATATGAGTTATGACAGTGCTGACCTTGCTGTAATGGAAGACTGGGATCTGTATGATACCATTGTCCACGAAATTGCCCACGTTATCGGTTTCGGAACCCTCTGGGAAGAGAACAATGTTTATATTGATGGCAGCTATAAGTACACTGGGGCCACTGCCCTGGCTGCATACCAGGCAGAATTTGGTGTGCCGGGCGCATCCTTTATACCGGTTGAAAACGGGGGTGGGGACGGGACAGCTGGAGCACATTGGGAATTGGATAAGTTCCCCGGCGAGATGATGACAGGATGGTCGATGCTGAATCCCGCTTACGTAAGCCAGACAACCCTGGCCTCTTTTGTTGATATCGGATATGTTCTTGCCGAACAAACTTCAGTGCCTGAACCTGCCACCTTTTTCCTTTTCGGTCTTGGCCTGCTTGGGCTTTCAGGTCTTAACAGACGCAAAAGCTAA
- a CDS encoding integrase core domain-containing protein → MMKMLGNFVLFIWLKFKVTSNLAAENLALRHQLAVMKRTNKRPKIRMVDRLFWVLLSRIWTPWRKSLIIVKPDTVVYWHRKGFKLFWKFKSKGPGRPQVSREIRDLVRRMAAANPNWGAPRIHGELLSLGFEVSERTVSNLMPRHPPNSKPSQTWRTFLKNHINKCSIDFFTVPTVTFNILFVLVILSHSRRKVVHFNITSNPTAEWTTQQIVEAFPWDTAPKYLMRDRDAIYGVFFRNRVKNMGIKEVVSVPQSPWQNPFVERVIGSIRRECANNVIVLNQGHLKNILCAYFQYYHNDRTHLSLGKNTPNGRPIQPRSVGKCKIIDLPRIGGLHHRYEWKKAA, encoded by the coding sequence ATGATGAAAATGCTTGGAAATTTTGTTTTATTCATATGGCTGAAGTTCAAAGTCACTTCGAATCTCGCTGCCGAAAACCTTGCGCTTCGCCACCAATTGGCCGTAATGAAAAGGACGAACAAGCGGCCGAAAATTCGAATGGTGGATCGGCTCTTCTGGGTTTTGCTTTCCCGAATTTGGACTCCTTGGCGTAAATCTCTCATCATTGTAAAGCCGGATACTGTTGTCTACTGGCATCGCAAGGGTTTCAAACTTTTCTGGAAATTCAAATCCAAAGGCCCGGGAAGGCCTCAAGTCAGTCGTGAAATCCGTGATCTGGTCAGGAGGATGGCTGCAGCCAATCCAAACTGGGGTGCGCCCAGGATTCATGGGGAATTGCTCAGCCTGGGGTTCGAGGTTTCCGAACGAACCGTATCGAACCTGATGCCCCGACATCCGCCGAATTCAAAGCCCTCTCAAACCTGGCGGACTTTCTTGAAAAATCATATTAACAAGTGTTCGATTGACTTTTTCACTGTTCCAACAGTCACCTTTAATATTCTGTTCGTCCTGGTGATCCTCAGCCACAGCCGCCGCAAAGTCGTACATTTCAATATAACCTCAAATCCGACGGCCGAGTGGACAACCCAACAGATCGTGGAGGCCTTCCCCTGGGATACGGCACCGAAGTATCTGATGCGGGATCGGGATGCAATCTATGGCGTTTTTTTCCGAAATCGAGTGAAAAACATGGGCATCAAAGAAGTGGTCTCGGTCCCGCAAAGCCCTTGGCAAAACCCTTTTGTTGAACGGGTGATCGGCTCGATCAGACGAGAATGTGCAAACAATGTCATCGTATTGAACCAAGGACATCTGAAAAACATTCTTTGCGCGTATTTCCAATATTATCATAACGACAGAACACATTTGAGCCTTGGAAAAAATACGCCCAACGGTCGGCCGATCCAACCCAGATCTGTCGGCAAATGCAAGATAATTGATTTGCCGCGTATTGGTGGATTACATCATCGATACGAGTGGAAGAAAGCGGCCTGA
- a CDS encoding valine--tRNA ligase has product MCSDSLDKGYSPKEIEEKWYSFWLDNGFFKAEDKSDSPPFSIVIPPPNVTGVLHMGHALNNVIQDIMCRYRRLLGQNVLWMPGTDHAGIATQNVVERKLAAEGKNRDQVGREAFIEEVWKWREKSGGAIINQLKRLGASCDWDRERFTMDEGLSEAVRKVFVRLYKEGLIYEDQYIINWCPRCMTALADLEVEYEEKDGYLYYIRYPFKGSQKKGLTVATTRPETLFGDMAVAVNPEDERFKDLEETQVLLPLTDRVIPIIRDDYVDTQFGTGALKVTPAHDPNDFHLGEKHDLKKLKVIDDAGVMMEGAGRFAGLDRFECRKKAVEALEELGLLEKKEPLKHSVGNCYRCHTDVEPSISKQWFVKVGPLAEKAAQAVRDGRTRIIPDNWSKTYFEWMDNIRDWCISRQIWWGHRIPVWKCPECKAVIVEETDPDSCPKCGCKEIVQETDVLDTWFSSALWPFSTMGWPENTDLLQTFYPTNVLVTGFDILFFWVARMMMMGIHFMDDEIPFKDVYIHALVRDEHGKKMSKSKGNVIDPLKVIDEYGADAFRFTLAAFAAQGRDVKMSESRVEGYRNFVNKLWNAARFTLMHITEQDVLTDDLDLTLTDRWILSRCAETSLAVKQGIEEYRFNEAASAVYQFVWHEFCDWYLETAKPALYEKLGADQRDAARGVLAKVLEDIIIMLHPFMPFVTEEIYNILPGTSGSVMKAAFPYSDDDFKKFKDPSCEKEMEFMFSLISGIRNIRSEMNIQPSTRVKVLATTEEKAEKLLIAENKSVIINLATLENLSFCEADNPPESSATTVSGATTCYVCLEGVIDFDKEISRLEKELERNTKELNSIQKRLNNDSFLEKAPEDVIEKVKAQHEELKEKQDKITVNLDRVRNLKQD; this is encoded by the coding sequence ATGTGTTCGGATTCCCTGGACAAAGGATATTCACCAAAAGAAATTGAAGAGAAATGGTATTCATTCTGGCTTGACAACGGTTTTTTTAAAGCTGAAGACAAAAGTGACAGCCCCCCCTTTTCAATTGTTATTCCACCGCCTAATGTCACCGGCGTGCTTCATATGGGTCATGCGTTAAATAACGTGATCCAGGATATCATGTGCAGATACAGAAGGCTTTTGGGGCAGAATGTTCTATGGATGCCGGGAACTGACCATGCCGGAATCGCCACCCAGAATGTAGTGGAACGTAAACTTGCTGCCGAGGGCAAAAACCGTGATCAGGTCGGACGGGAAGCCTTTATTGAAGAAGTCTGGAAATGGCGGGAAAAATCAGGTGGTGCCATCATCAACCAGCTTAAGCGCCTTGGTGCATCTTGTGATTGGGACAGGGAACGCTTTACCATGGATGAGGGGCTGTCCGAGGCGGTACGTAAGGTCTTTGTCCGTTTATATAAGGAAGGCCTGATCTATGAAGACCAGTATATCATTAATTGGTGTCCCAGATGCATGACGGCTCTTGCCGATCTTGAGGTTGAATATGAAGAAAAGGACGGTTACCTCTATTATATTCGTTACCCGTTCAAAGGCAGCCAGAAAAAAGGGCTGACCGTAGCCACCACCCGGCCTGAAACCTTGTTCGGAGACATGGCTGTGGCCGTTAATCCTGAAGACGAACGGTTCAAGGACCTTGAAGAAACGCAGGTTCTGCTGCCCCTGACAGACCGGGTAATCCCCATTATCCGGGATGATTATGTAGACACCCAGTTTGGGACCGGTGCTTTGAAAGTCACCCCGGCCCATGATCCCAACGATTTTCATCTGGGTGAAAAACACGACTTGAAAAAATTAAAGGTCATTGATGATGCAGGGGTAATGATGGAAGGGGCGGGGCGGTTTGCCGGCCTTGATCGGTTTGAATGCCGCAAAAAAGCGGTTGAAGCCCTTGAAGAGCTGGGATTGCTTGAGAAAAAAGAGCCCTTAAAACACAGCGTTGGCAATTGTTACCGTTGCCATACAGATGTTGAGCCTTCCATTTCCAAACAATGGTTTGTCAAAGTAGGCCCCTTGGCTGAGAAAGCAGCCCAGGCTGTACGGGACGGCAGAACCAGAATTATTCCCGATAATTGGTCAAAAACCTATTTTGAATGGATGGACAATATCAGGGATTGGTGCATATCGCGTCAAATCTGGTGGGGACACCGCATCCCTGTGTGGAAATGCCCGGAATGCAAAGCCGTTATTGTTGAAGAGACAGATCCGGATAGCTGCCCCAAGTGCGGCTGCAAAGAGATTGTCCAGGAAACCGACGTCCTTGACACCTGGTTTTCTTCAGCGCTTTGGCCGTTTTCCACTATGGGTTGGCCTGAAAATACGGATCTTTTACAAACTTTTTATCCGACCAATGTTTTGGTCACAGGGTTTGACATTTTGTTCTTCTGGGTTGCCAGAATGATGATGATGGGTATCCATTTCATGGACGATGAAATTCCGTTCAAGGATGTTTATATCCATGCTTTGGTCAGGGATGAACACGGCAAAAAAATGTCTAAGTCCAAGGGTAATGTCATAGACCCGCTTAAGGTCATTGATGAATACGGAGCAGATGCGTTCAGGTTTACACTGGCCGCTTTTGCCGCCCAGGGCAGGGATGTTAAAATGTCCGAATCCAGGGTGGAAGGTTACAGAAATTTTGTTAACAAGTTGTGGAATGCCGCCAGATTCACCCTGATGCACATTACAGAACAAGATGTTCTGACAGATGATCTTGATTTGACCCTGACAGACCGCTGGATTCTGTCCAGATGCGCTGAAACCTCTTTGGCCGTCAAGCAGGGAATTGAGGAATACCGCTTTAATGAAGCCGCTTCTGCGGTTTACCAGTTTGTATGGCATGAATTCTGTGACTGGTATCTTGAAACGGCTAAACCTGCACTTTATGAAAAGTTAGGGGCTGACCAGCGCGACGCGGCCCGTGGTGTTTTGGCAAAAGTGCTTGAAGATATTATCATCATGCTGCATCCTTTCATGCCTTTTGTGACCGAAGAAATTTATAATATTCTACCAGGCACAAGCGGGTCCGTCATGAAAGCGGCATTCCCATACAGTGACGACGACTTTAAAAAGTTCAAAGATCCATCTTGTGAAAAAGAGATGGAATTTATGTTCTCTTTGATTTCAGGTATCCGCAATATCAGATCGGAGATGAACATCCAGCCCTCCACCAGAGTTAAGGTGCTGGCCACTACAGAAGAAAAGGCAGAAAAACTGCTGATTGCCGAAAACAAATCGGTTATTATCAATCTTGCCACCCTTGAGAATCTTTCTTTTTGCGAAGCAGATAACCCGCCTGAATCCTCAGCTACGACCGTTTCAGGTGCCACCACCTGCTATGTCTGCCTTGAAGGTGTAATTGATTTTGACAAAGAAATCAGCCGTCTTGAAAAGGAGCTGGAAAGAAACACCAAGGAGTTGAATAGTATCCAGAAACGCCTTAACAACGATAGTTTTCTTGAGAAAGCTCCGGAAGATGTTATTGAGAAGGTTAAGGCCCAGCATGAAGAACTTAAGGAAAAGCAGGATAAGATTACAGTGAACCTGGATCGGGTTAGAAATCTGAAACAGGATTGA
- the nadC gene encoding carboxylating nicotinate-nucleotide diphosphorylase: protein MDMTEQIIQLALFEDTCLGDVTTESIFLHPQEKTAIIVAKQDFILAGVDVAKKVFNAVDPSMACKIHFNDSDTIKKNDVIFTINGDIRSLLTAERVALNFLQRLSGIATLTREFVTALDNPEVRLVDTRKTTPGWRKIEKDAVRAGGGFNHRFALYDGILIKDNHIAAAGSIAAAVFHVRARASHLMKIEVEVSDMDQVQQALDVQADVIMLDNMDIDTMTKAVKLISKRAVVEASGNVSLNTLNAIAGTGVDVISCGALTHQAVSVDLSMRIAED from the coding sequence ATGGATATGACAGAACAGATTATTCAGCTGGCACTTTTTGAAGATACCTGTCTTGGGGATGTGACTACGGAAAGTATTTTCCTGCATCCCCAGGAAAAAACAGCTATCATTGTTGCAAAACAGGACTTTATCCTGGCAGGCGTTGATGTGGCCAAAAAGGTGTTTAATGCCGTAGATCCTTCAATGGCATGCAAGATTCATTTTAATGATTCGGACACCATAAAAAAAAATGATGTAATCTTTACCATCAACGGCGATATCCGTTCTCTTTTGACCGCCGAGCGTGTGGCGTTAAATTTTTTGCAGCGGCTTTCCGGCATTGCAACCTTGACGAGAGAATTTGTAACTGCCCTGGATAATCCAGAAGTCAGACTGGTGGATACAAGAAAGACGACCCCTGGGTGGCGAAAGATTGAAAAAGATGCTGTCAGAGCAGGGGGCGGATTTAATCATAGGTTTGCACTTTATGACGGAATACTGATCAAGGATAATCACATCGCTGCAGCCGGTTCCATTGCTGCAGCAGTTTTTCATGTTCGGGCCAGGGCGTCCCATTTGATGAAGATAGAAGTGGAAGTCTCGGATATGGATCAGGTTCAGCAGGCGCTTGATGTCCAAGCGGATGTGATCATGCTGGATAATATGGATATTGATACCATGACCAAAGCCGTGAAGCTCATTTCAAAGCGCGCCGTGGTTGAAGCTTCGGGTAATGTCAGTTTAAACACGTTAAATGCGATTGCCGGAACCGGCGTGGATGTCATTTCCTGCGGTGCGCTGACCCATCAGGCTGTTTCCGTTGATCTGAGCATGCGCATTGCCGAAGATTAG
- a CDS encoding diguanylate cyclase produces the protein MPPAILIVDDDIAIKESVEEFLTLMTYEVKSADNAFQAADILKTFQPDIVLTDIMMQGMDGLELTRLIREKYDIDVMVMTGYSADYSYEEAISAGASDFIFKPFRFEELDLRIKRMLREAAFKKERDKLLEDMKQLAITDGLTGLYNSRQFFHEIKQEVERFQRYARNLSLLMLDIDFFKNYNDTWGHLEGDKVLMSMGMIISSCLRSMDSAYRYGGEEFAVLLPETELNEACLVGNRIRDNVLKAVFTPEKEVQTSVTVSIGAAQITKGEDFTSFVKRTDKALYLSKANGRNQLTAAPVP, from the coding sequence ATGCCCCCTGCCATCCTCATTGTTGATGATGATATAGCAATTAAGGAATCTGTGGAAGAATTTTTAACATTGATGACCTATGAAGTTAAAAGTGCTGACAATGCATTCCAGGCTGCTGACATTCTGAAAACGTTTCAGCCCGATATTGTTCTCACAGATATCATGATGCAGGGCATGGACGGGCTTGAACTCACTCGATTAATCAGGGAAAAATACGACATTGATGTCATGGTCATGACCGGGTATTCGGCAGATTATTCCTATGAAGAGGCTATTAGTGCCGGTGCCAGTGATTTTATTTTCAAACCGTTTCGCTTTGAAGAGCTGGACTTGAGAATCAAACGGATGCTCAGAGAAGCTGCTTTTAAAAAGGAGAGGGACAAACTGCTTGAAGACATGAAGCAACTGGCCATAACCGACGGATTGACCGGCCTATACAATTCCCGGCAGTTTTTTCATGAAATCAAGCAGGAGGTTGAGCGTTTCCAGCGCTACGCACGGAATTTATCACTTTTAATGCTGGATATCGATTTTTTTAAAAACTATAACGATACTTGGGGACATCTGGAAGGAGACAAGGTGCTGATGAGTATGGGCATGATTATCTCTTCGTGCCTGCGCAGTATGGATTCAGCCTACCGTTATGGCGGCGAGGAATTCGCCGTACTTTTACCGGAAACTGAGTTAAATGAAGCTTGTCTGGTGGGCAACCGCATCCGAGACAATGTCCTGAAAGCGGTATTTACACCGGAAAAAGAAGTACAGACATCTGTGACCGTAAGCATCGGGGCGGCACAAATTACCAAGGGCGAAGATTTTACCTCATTTGTCAAACGTACGGATAAGGCGTTGTACCTTTCCAAGGCAAACGGTCGAAACCAGTTAACCGCAGCCCCAGTCCCTTAA
- the lepA gene encoding translation elongation factor 4: MKYDHLNIRNFSIIAHIDHGKSTLSDRLIQLSGIIEDRDMKEQILDSMDIERERGITIKSQTVSLPYTASDGSKYLLNLIDTPGHVDFSYEVSRALASCEGALILTDASQGVEAQTLANLYLAMEHDLGILPIINKIDLPSAEIEWVKSQIDEDLGLDSEEALLVSAKTGLGVDAIFQTIVDKIPGPTVENTGAFKALVFDSHYDPFRGVIIHFRIFEGSVKKGDRIQFMSNDATYKVEEVGLFQIKRNPQPSLDAGQVGYVIAGIKLISDVKIGDTVTMPDKRCDKALGGFREPTPVVFSSMYPVASDDYEELTEALEKLKLNDAALIYEKDSSAALGFGYRCGFLGLLHLEVVQERLEREYDVSLILTSPSVQYEVTYVSGEVKIIDNPTEYPDPTEIKCVREPIIKASIIVPDKYMGNVMQVCHEFRGESTNYQYLTSNRMEMKFTLPLAEVVYEFYDRLKSVTQGYGSFDYEIAGYQETNLVKLDFLINAERVDALSMLIHRDKAETKARAACKKLREEIPRQQFKIPIQGAIGGKIIARETISAYRKDVTAKCYGGDISRKRKLLEKQKKGKKRMKMVGSVEIPQSAFLSVLKTD, from the coding sequence TTGAAATACGATCACCTTAATATTAGAAATTTTTCTATTATTGCGCATATTGACCATGGCAAATCAACTCTGTCTGACCGGCTGATACAATTATCCGGTATTATAGAGGATCGGGATATGAAAGAGCAGATCCTGGACTCCATGGATATCGAACGGGAAAGAGGAATCACCATAAAATCCCAGACCGTGTCCCTTCCCTATACGGCTTCGGACGGCAGCAAGTATCTGCTTAATCTCATTGATACACCGGGGCATGTGGATTTTTCATATGAAGTGTCAAGGGCGCTTGCGTCCTGTGAAGGCGCGTTGATATTGACTGACGCATCCCAGGGGGTAGAGGCCCAAACCCTTGCAAACCTGTATCTGGCCATGGAGCATGACCTTGGGATTCTCCCGATCATCAATAAAATTGATCTGCCCTCGGCTGAAATAGAATGGGTCAAAAGCCAGATTGATGAAGACTTAGGACTTGATAGCGAAGAGGCTCTTCTTGTCTCTGCAAAAACAGGGCTTGGTGTCGATGCAATTTTTCAGACCATTGTTGACAAAATACCTGGGCCTACGGTGGAAAATACCGGTGCATTCAAGGCTTTGGTCTTTGATTCCCATTATGATCCTTTCAGAGGCGTTATCATTCATTTCAGGATTTTTGAAGGAAGTGTCAAAAAAGGGGATCGGATACAGTTCATGTCCAATGATGCGACTTACAAGGTCGAGGAAGTTGGACTGTTTCAGATTAAACGTAACCCTCAACCCAGTCTTGACGCAGGCCAGGTCGGGTATGTGATTGCAGGCATAAAGCTCATTTCCGATGTCAAAATCGGTGATACGGTGACCATGCCGGATAAAAGATGCGACAAGGCGCTTGGCGGTTTCAGGGAACCTACACCTGTTGTGTTTTCTTCCATGTACCCCGTGGCATCCGACGATTATGAGGAACTGACCGAAGCGTTGGAGAAACTCAAGCTCAATGATGCTGCCTTGATTTATGAAAAGGATTCATCTGCAGCGCTGGGGTTTGGTTATCGCTGTGGGTTCCTGGGGCTTTTACATCTTGAAGTGGTTCAGGAACGCCTTGAGCGGGAATATGATGTTTCACTGATTTTAACCTCGCCTTCGGTTCAATATGAAGTCACCTATGTGTCCGGGGAAGTTAAGATTATTGACAATCCAACAGAATACCCTGATCCAACTGAAATCAAATGTGTCCGTGAACCCATTATCAAAGCGTCCATTATTGTGCCGGATAAATATATGGGTAATGTCATGCAGGTCTGTCATGAATTTCGCGGTGAGAGCACCAATTATCAGTATTTGACCTCAAATCGTATGGAAATGAAATTCACCCTGCCTTTGGCCGAGGTGGTTTATGAGTTTTATGACCGCCTCAAAAGTGTGACCCAGGGCTATGGTTCTTTTGATTATGAAATTGCAGGCTACCAGGAAACAAATCTTGTAAAACTGGATTTTTTGATCAATGCGGAACGGGTTGATGCCCTTTCCATGCTGATTCACCGAGACAAAGCAGAAACCAAGGCCCGCGCTGCCTGCAAAAAACTGCGCGAAGAAATCCCAAGACAACAGTTTAAAATACCCATCCAGGGTGCCATTGGCGGCAAGATAATTGCCAGGGAAACAATCTCCGCCTATCGCAAAGATGTTACAGCCAAGTGTTATGGCGGTGATATTTCAAGAAAGCGCAAACTTTTGGAAAAACAAAAGAAAGGCAAAAAGAGAATGAAAATGGTGGGATCGGTGGAGATTCCGCAGTCGGCGTTTCTGTCTGTGTTGAAGACTGATTAA